A part of Cucurbita pepo subsp. pepo cultivar mu-cu-16 unplaced genomic scaffold, ASM280686v2 Cp4.1_scaffold000150, whole genome shotgun sequence genomic DNA contains:
- the LOC111784074 gene encoding zinc finger CCCH domain-containing protein 16: MHYKKEPCRNFQRGSCQYGERCKFLHVTQQPQKPSNFGSGMQTSSQPQQKPNPFGFGVHSTGQSKAAVDSGSKQNQYKLYDNKWTRSSTPTGNAPSRKPDNQPASANHICTDGESCKRQIAEDFQNERPLWKLTCYGHSKSQPCDIVGDVSYEELRAIAYDEAKRGISLQSIVERERNLLNSKLSEFESLLHKPYVTPLNRASGNQSSLSGTNSLSVQPSSQNSGPPSLSSFSQLGASLNTGFGARPSNPPNNAFGQPVQFSSSPENSSTFGATNFPSTNAGAVGGVFGSQVPSQTFGNSTLSGFNNSGITNAGSNLLSSPAIPTKFPSTDAGGQILSNAQLVNKLQQENSSVDVSIWLKEKWVPGEIPEVAPPDAVVQ; the protein is encoded by the exons ATGCATTACAAGAAAGAACCCTGCAGAAATTTTCAGCGTGGCAG TTGTCAATATGGTGAAAGGTGCAAATTTCTCCACGTCACTCAGCAACCACAGAAACCGAGTAACTTTGGCTCTGGGATGCAAACAAGTTCACAGCCACAGCAAAAACCTAATCCCTTTGGATTTGGAGTTCATAGTACTGGTCAATCTAAAGCAGCTGTTGATTCTGGATCCAAACAAAACCAATATAAG CTATATGATAACAAATGGACTCGTTCTTCCACACCTACTGGAAATGCTCCTTCTCGAAAACCAGACAATCAGCCCGCATCAGCTAATCACAT ATGCACAGATGGGGAGTCTTGCAAGCGCCAAATTGCTGAAGATTTTCAAAATGAGAGGCCATTATGGAAACTGACATGCTATGGCCACAGTAAAAG TCAACCTTGTGACATTGTTGGTGATGTTAGTTATGAAGAACTACGGGCGATTGCATATGATGAAGCCAAACGAGGGATAAGCTTGCAATCAATT GTTGAAAGGGAGAGAAATTTACTTAATTCTAAGTTATCTGAGTTTGAGAGCCTTCTTCATAAGCCATATGTAACACCATTAAATCGTGCTTCTGGCAACCAAAGCTCACTGTCGGGAACTAATTCTCTTTCAGTTCAACCAAGTTCTCAAAATAGCGGTCCTCCTTCATTGTCAAGTTTTAGCCAGTTGGGTGCATCACTTAATACGGGATTTGGTGCAAG GCCCTCTAACCCACCTAATAATGCTTTTGGCCAGCCAGTTCAATTTTCAAGCTCCCCTGAAAATTCGAGTACCTTTGGAGCAACCAATTTTCCATCAACAAATGCTGGTGCAGTTGGAG GTGTATTTGGTAGCCAAGTTCCTAGCCAAACATTTGGAAACTCTACCCTAAGTGGTTTCAATAACAGTGGCATAACAAATGCTGGAAGCaatcttctttcctctccAGCGATCCCAACAAAGTTCCCCTCAACAGATGCTGGTGGACAAATTCTGTCAAATGCCCAATTGGT AAATAAGTTACAGCAGGAAAATAGTTCTGTGGATGTCAGCATTTGGTTGAAAGAGAAATGGGTTCCTGGAGAG ATACCAGAAGTGGCACCTCCAGATGCAGTTGTTCAATAG
- the LOC111784075 gene encoding protein TIC 20-II, chloroplastic-like, which translates to MASTFIPLLNLPTQTAIKATLIPHFFVLKSCHRSSLPLLSSKPAKSVTVRMSYNPTPATDRLISAVAYTLPFFNSLQYGRLLFTQYPVLGLAFEPILPILGLYRSIPHSSFIAFFALYLGVVRNPNFNRYVRFNSMQAVTLDVLLAVPLLIQRILSPGPGGLGFQIMVWGHNGLFLFSVLCFVYRLASCLLGRTPHLRLVADAAGRQI; encoded by the coding sequence ATGGCTTCCACTTTCATCCCTCTTCTCAACCTCCCCACTCAAACAGCCATTAAAGCCACTCTAATCCCTCACTTCTTCGTCCTCAAATCCTGCCACCGTTCCTCTCTCCCTCTTCTCTCCTCAAAACCCGCAAAATCCGTCACCGTTCGCATGTCCTACAACCCTACTCCGGCCACCGACCGCCTCATCTCCGCCGTCGCCTACACTCTCCCCTTCTTCAACTCCCTCCAGTACGGCCGCTTACTCTTCACCCAGTACCCCGTCCTCGGCCTCGCCTTCGAGCCGATTCTCCCTATTCTAGGGCTTTATCGCTCGATCCCACACTCGAGCTTCATCGCCTTCTTTGCGCTCTACTTGGGCGTTGTCCGGAACCCTAACTTCAACCGCTACGTGAGGTTCAATTCAATGCAGGCGGTGACTCTGGACGTGCTGTTGGCGGTGCCGTTGTTGATACAGAGGATTCTGAGTCCCGGTCCGGGCGGATTAGGGTTCCAGATTATGGTTTGGGGCCATAATGGATTGTTTCTTTTCagtgttttgtgttttgtttacAGGCTCGCTTCTTGCCTTCTGGGTCGGACCCCTCACTTGCGGCTTGTTGCTGATGCTGCTGGGAGGCAGATTTAG
- the LOC111784076 gene encoding phosphoglycolate phosphatase 1B, chloroplastic-like, which yields MLSTAGPAASHSLIVASSTNASKPFANLNHNIPRFLGFRQFSPDCSCSGSVSFGWNSGSKRKFNRSRMEGFAVRASAQPLKNADELIDSVETFIFDCDGVIWKGDKLIDGVPETLDMLRSKGKRLVFVTNNSTKSRKQYGKKFETLGLNVTEEEIFASSFAAAAYLKSIDFPKEKKIYVIGEEGILKELELAGYQYLGGPDDGGKKIELKPGFLMEHDEDVGAVVVGFDRYFNYYKVQYGTLCIRENPGCLFIATNRDAVTHLTDAQEWAGGGSMVGALCGSTQREPLVVGKPSTFMMDYLANKFGIQKSQICMVGDRLDTDILFGQNGGCKTLLVLSGVTSLSTLESPKNTIQPDFYTNKISDFLSLKAATV from the exons ATGCTGAGCACAGCAGGCCCAGCGGCTTCTCATTCACTCATTGTTGCTTCTTCCACAAACGCATCCAAACCCTTTGCCAATTTGAACCACAACATACCCCGATTCTTGGGTTTCAGGCAGTTTTCCCCAGATTGTTCCTGTTCTGGGTCTGTGAGTTTTGGATGGAATAGTGGCAGCAAGAGGAAGTTCAACAGGTCTAGAATGGAGGGTTTTGCTGTTCGTGCTTCGGCTCAGCCACTCAAGAACGCCGATGAACTCATTGATTCTGTTGAGACCTTCATTTTCGATTGCGATG GGGTTATATGGAAAGGAGACAAACTTATAGATGGAGTTCCAGAAACCCTTGATATGCTTCGATCAAAG gGAAAGCGATTAGTTTTTGTTACCAACAATTCAACAAAGTCAAGGAAGCAGTATGGCAAAAAGTTTGAGACACTTGGTCTCAATGTTACTGAG GAAGAAATTTTCGCATCATCTTTTGCTGCTGCTGCGTATTTGAAATCCATTGATTTcccaaaggaaaagaag ATTTATGTGATTGGTGAGGAGGGCATCTTGAAAGAACTTGAACTAGCTGGATATCAGTACCTTGGCGGACCG GATGATGGTGGGAAGAAGATAGAACTGAAGCCAGGCTTTCTGATGGAGCATGATGAGGAT GTGGGAGCTGTTGTCGTTGGATTTGATCGATACTTTAACTACTACAAAGTTCA GTATGGAACACTCTGCATACGGGAGAACCCCGGTTGCCTCTTCATTGCAACTAATCGTGATGCTGTCACTCACCTGACCGATGCGCAAGAGTGGGCAG GTGGTGGTTCAATGGTTGGTGCTCTTTGTGGATCGACTCAACGTGAGCCATTGGTCGTGGGGAAGCCCTCAACTTTCATGATGGACTACTTAGCAAACAA GTTTGGGATTCAGAAGTCACAAATATGTATGGTTGGAGATAGATTAGATACTGATATTCTGTTTGGGCAGAATGGTGGCTGCAAGACTCTTCTTGTTTTGTCAG GTGTTACAAGCTTATCAACCCTTGAAAGTCCCAAGAACACTATACAACCAGATTTCTACACCAACAAGATTTCAGATTTCTTGTCGCTCAAAGCTGCGACTGTATGA
- the LOC111784077 gene encoding serine carboxypeptidase 1-like, translating to MRKLGVLVLFWSASILLPNHNRWLTEAAPANSAVTHLPGFTAGDFPSKHHSGYINIDGGSSGKRLFYYFVTSQRSPAADPVVLWLNGGPGCSSFDGFVYEHGPFNFGEGNPKGTLPTLHLNPYSWSKVSNIIYLDSPAGVGLSYSPNEANYITGDLQTASDTHIFLLRWFEEFPEFLQNPFYIAGESFAGIYVPTLASQVVQGLKNGAVPIINFKGYMVGNGVTDEKFDGNALVPFAHGMALISDAMFQEAEASCGGNYYDPQTEACFDKLERVDQDLERLNVYDILEPCFHIGNTSESLPTSFQQLGQTKKPLAVRKRMFGRAWPFRAPVRDGIVPLWSELAETDIKSHVPCLNDEVATIWLNDESVRAAIHAEPESVAGPWELCTHRIRYRHNAGSMIPYHRNLTSQGFRALIFSGDHDMCVPYTGSQAWTSSLGYKIIDEWRPWFSNAQVAGYLQEYEHNLTFLTIKGAGHTVPEYKPREALDFYTRWLEGNSI from the exons atgaggAAATTAGGAGTACTGGTGTTGTTTTGGAGTGCATCGATACTTCTTCCGAACCATAATCGCTGGCTTACAGAAGCAGCTCCGGCGAATTCGGCGGTGACTCACTTGCCAGGCTTCACGGCCGGCGATTTCCCGTCCAAACACCACTCCGG gtatatAAATATCGACGGAGGTTCGAGTGGGAAGAGGCTGTTTTATTACTTCGTGACGTCGCAACGGAGCCCCGCCGCCGATCCGGTGGTTCTCTGGCTCAACGGCGGCCCTGGCTGCTCTAGCTTCGACGGCTTTGTTTATGAACACG GACCTTTCAattttggagaaggaaatcCCAAGGGGACACTCCCTACCTTACATCTTAATCCTTACAGCTGGTCCAAG gtttcaaatattatatatttggatTCCCCAGCTGGTGTTGGCTTATCCTATTCCCCAAACGAGGCCAATTACATTACAGGAGATCTTCAAACGGCTTCTGATACACACATTTTCCTTCTCAGA TGGTTTGAGGAATTTccagaatttcttcaaaatccaTTTTACATAGCAGGAGAGTCCTTCGCAGGCATCTATGTCCCCACCCTTGCTTCTCAAGTAGTCCAAG GGCTTAAAAATGGGGCTGTGccaattataaatttcaag GGTTACATGGTGGGGAATGGTGTGACGgatgaaaagtttgatggCAATGCTCTCGTCCCTTTTGCACATGGAATGGCCCTAATCTCTGACGCTATGTTTCAG GAAGCCGAAGCTTCTTGTGGTGGAAATTACTACGACCCTCAAACGGAGGCTTGTTTTGACAAGCTTGAACGGGTTGATCAG gACTTGGAGAGGTTAAACGTATACGACATCTTGGAGCCATGTTTTCACATAGGAAACACGAGCGAAAGCTTGCCTACAAGTTTTCAACAGCTTGGGCAGACAAAGAAGCCTTTAGCCGTAAGGAAGCGGATGTTTGGTCGGGCTTGGCCTTTTAGGGCACCGGTGCGCGATGGGATCGTCCCTCTTTGGTCTGAACTAGCTGAGACTGACATCAAATCTCACGTACCTTGTCTG AACGATGAAGTAGCAACGATTTGGTTGAACGACGAGTCGGTGAGAGCAGCCATTCACGCCGAGCCG gaaagTGTGGCAGGTCCATGGGAGCTATGTACTCATAGAATAAGGTACCGTCACAATGCTGGAAGTATGATTCCTTATCATAGGAACCTTacttctcaaggttttagagCTCTTATTTTCAG TGGAGACCATGATATGTGTGTGCCATACACTGGAAGCCAAGCATGGACTTCTTCACTTGGCTACAAAATTATTGATGAATGGAGGCCATGGTTCTCCAATGCCCAAGTTGCagg GTATTTACAAGAATATGAACACAATCTCACTTTCCTTACCATAAAG GGAGCTGGACATACTGTACCAGAATACAAACCTAGAGAGGCATTAGATTTCTACACTCGATGGTTAGAAGGAAATTCAATataa